One window of Botrimarina mediterranea genomic DNA carries:
- a CDS encoding trypsin-like serine peptidase, whose amino-acid sequence MSLVACVVTGARADDAADLSRLKSALRIAAGPIDEGQQNNRNSLGTGSVKHWLTYPGELYVTPDSDNELYQGKVAYHFSGRERHADYVLGGQRGTSDHQASGRVTARYEITRSGSVLIKDQKKHGGRGRVGNAILAHIGRLNGQDLRESAQELASDVSADIVFSDLVLVESVADLLQEFATAPPESGDAEFDQADSAEQRQLYETLAAGAAAILHEEKSVLQLQSSIEQAEQGQLLRLVRSLADDLEASGESCRPQAAVLRLFAQQLEGISGDDGHSELSPEAIVDYRDKPAAKKAAELLKSLAKGNERSAGWEELSFNTSTGELRGRAYIRSRHVIKVRVPFDGKKKVVVYDWKVKGDFRGNPSTGDANGTIDFGRGIRIDAKKILQFFPLEAAEASQSSKLEISPVVSTAAHEGESSSVASAITASFRPDLQVERMEKLNELGLASEEEAIGPTDRSIVLHAKQAVNADDLPLVVAADQELPPIETFFFEPPESVCLPDERVRVTNTSTYPYSANCQLIIKFVGGGGARGTGWLMGPRLVVTAGHCVHQGDGGNFFESVEVIPGMNDSARPFGSQVIPSSRLRASNDWKQSGLVQSDYGAILLNSEFLSRTGVSPGSHNIAVARDSDLQGAEILLSGYPGDRPIGQQWMDRDPLQTVQPGRLWYMLDTYGGQSGSASVLTTSAKAVGIHNYGGCPNKSTRITSGVRADLEQWLQESDQP is encoded by the coding sequence TTGTCGCTGGTCGCCTGCGTCGTTACCGGCGCCCGAGCGGACGACGCGGCGGATCTAAGCCGACTGAAGTCCGCTTTACGAATCGCGGCGGGTCCAATCGATGAAGGGCAGCAAAATAATCGGAACTCGCTCGGCACGGGAAGTGTCAAGCATTGGCTGACCTATCCGGGCGAGCTGTATGTAACTCCTGACAGTGACAACGAACTCTACCAAGGTAAGGTCGCGTACCATTTTTCTGGACGCGAACGTCACGCCGACTACGTGCTCGGTGGCCAGCGTGGCACTAGCGACCATCAGGCCTCCGGCAGAGTCACCGCTCGTTACGAGATCACACGGAGTGGCTCTGTTCTGATCAAGGATCAAAAAAAGCATGGAGGAAGAGGCCGTGTCGGCAACGCCATTCTTGCCCATATTGGAAGGCTAAACGGCCAAGATCTCCGAGAATCCGCTCAGGAACTAGCTTCGGACGTTAGCGCCGATATCGTGTTCTCTGATCTTGTCCTTGTGGAATCCGTCGCTGATCTTCTCCAAGAATTCGCGACCGCCCCTCCGGAGAGCGGTGACGCCGAATTCGATCAAGCCGATTCTGCGGAACAACGCCAGCTCTACGAGACGCTCGCGGCGGGTGCAGCAGCGATCCTGCATGAAGAAAAATCTGTCCTCCAACTCCAGTCATCGATTGAGCAAGCCGAGCAAGGACAGTTGCTGAGGCTAGTGCGATCATTGGCCGATGATTTGGAGGCGTCGGGAGAATCGTGTCGTCCACAAGCAGCGGTGTTGAGGTTGTTCGCGCAACAGCTCGAAGGGATTTCTGGAGACGATGGCCATAGCGAGCTATCGCCCGAAGCGATTGTCGACTACCGAGATAAGCCCGCGGCAAAAAAGGCCGCCGAGTTGCTGAAGTCACTCGCCAAAGGCAACGAACGATCGGCTGGATGGGAAGAGTTGTCGTTCAACACATCGACAGGAGAACTTCGCGGGAGAGCGTATATCCGATCTCGACACGTAATCAAGGTACGAGTTCCGTTTGATGGCAAGAAGAAGGTTGTTGTCTACGATTGGAAAGTGAAAGGAGACTTCCGCGGTAATCCCAGCACCGGAGACGCCAACGGCACAATCGACTTCGGCCGTGGAATTCGCATCGACGCTAAAAAGATTCTCCAGTTTTTTCCTCTAGAGGCAGCCGAAGCCTCCCAGTCTAGCAAGCTCGAAATCTCACCGGTCGTCTCTACTGCGGCTCACGAGGGCGAGTCTAGTTCCGTTGCGAGCGCGATCACAGCCAGCTTCCGGCCCGATCTACAGGTCGAGCGTATGGAAAAGCTGAACGAACTCGGACTGGCTTCAGAGGAGGAAGCGATCGGCCCCACAGACCGTTCCATAGTTCTTCATGCAAAACAGGCTGTAAATGCAGACGACTTACCCTTAGTGGTCGCTGCGGACCAAGAATTGCCTCCCATCGAGACCTTCTTCTTCGAGCCACCGGAGTCGGTTTGCTTGCCCGATGAACGTGTGCGTGTCACCAACACATCGACCTATCCTTACAGCGCCAACTGCCAGCTCATTATCAAGTTTGTCGGCGGAGGCGGAGCACGGGGCACGGGGTGGTTGATGGGGCCGCGTCTTGTAGTAACCGCCGGGCACTGCGTGCATCAAGGTGATGGCGGTAACTTCTTTGAAAGCGTGGAAGTAATTCCTGGCATGAATGATTCGGCCCGTCCCTTCGGTTCGCAAGTGATTCCCAGCTCGCGTTTGCGAGCATCGAACGACTGGAAACAGAGTGGGCTCGTGCAGAGTGACTACGGCGCTATCCTGTTAAATTCAGAATTCCTTTCGCGTACTGGCGTAAGTCCGGGGAGCCACAATATCGCGGTGGCACGAGACAGCGACCTCCAAGGCGCTGAAATTCTCCTATCTGGTTATCCGGGCGACCGGCCTATCGGCCAGCAATGGATGGATCGCGATCCACTGCAAACTGTCCAGCCGGGCCGACTGTGGTACATGCTCGACACCTACGGAGGCCAGAGTGGCTCAGCCTCCGTTCTCACGACGAGCGCCAAAGCGGTAGGGATTCACAATTACGGCGGCTGCCCTAACAAGAGCACCCGTATAACAAGTGGGGTGCGGGCCGATCTTGAGCAATGGCTCCAAGAAAGCGACCAGCCATAG
- a CDS encoding DUF1559 domain-containing protein produces the protein MNRGHTIIELLVSMGVIGALASLLLPGVQSARESGRRASCQNNLRQVGVALLQHEATHIEFPVGAAGGGSMGVSWMVRIAPYLEEMQSYDRLDLSGGKHGLVVVHAENGRAIDGLEIATLACPSSLIPQLRQVGAFQLMMPSYVGVSGASNHDGFPEQRVAECCIPRMGGQISAGGVLVPNYSVRAMQITDGLSNTLVTAECSSYSYTSDGRERRIDGGFPNGWIAGTAARGVPPEYHPGFAPPSWNIVTVRYTPNTADYDLPGVDDNRGPNNPFTSNHPNGVYAGFADGRVVFLDEKIDLSLFKSLVTRDAN, from the coding sequence GTGAATCGCGGCCACACCATCATTGAGTTACTAGTGTCGATGGGCGTGATCGGCGCCCTCGCCTCGTTGCTTCTGCCCGGCGTCCAGTCGGCCCGCGAAAGCGGCCGGCGGGCAAGTTGCCAGAATAACCTTCGGCAGGTCGGGGTCGCATTGCTTCAACATGAAGCTACTCACATTGAGTTCCCGGTGGGAGCGGCTGGCGGAGGATCGATGGGCGTTTCGTGGATGGTTCGCATCGCCCCATACCTCGAAGAAATGCAATCTTACGACCGCCTCGACCTCAGCGGGGGCAAGCACGGGCTAGTAGTCGTCCATGCCGAAAATGGTAGAGCGATCGACGGACTGGAGATCGCCACGCTCGCATGCCCTTCTAGCCTGATCCCGCAGCTAAGACAGGTAGGCGCTTTCCAACTGATGATGCCATCGTACGTGGGGGTCTCAGGGGCAAGCAACCACGATGGTTTCCCAGAGCAACGCGTGGCTGAATGTTGCATTCCACGGATGGGGGGTCAGATCTCCGCGGGTGGAGTGCTCGTCCCCAACTACTCGGTGCGCGCGATGCAGATTACTGACGGCCTTTCTAATACGCTCGTCACAGCGGAATGCTCGTCATACTCATACACGTCCGACGGTCGTGAACGAAGAATCGATGGGGGATTCCCAAACGGTTGGATCGCCGGGACGGCGGCCCGAGGGGTCCCCCCTGAATACCACCCGGGGTTTGCGCCGCCGAGTTGGAATATCGTCACCGTACGGTACACGCCCAACACTGCCGACTACGATCTGCCTGGCGTCGATGACAACCGGGGACCTAACAACCCTTTCACCTCTAACCACCCGAACGGAGTTTACGCCGGATTCGCTGACGGGCGAGTCGTATTCCTCGACGAAAAAATTGACCTAAGCCTGTTTAAATCCTTAGTGACACGCGATGCCAACTGA
- a CDS encoding ECF-type sigma factor codes for MTTGSISEWISSLKGGDFAAAQKLWDRYSGRLVLFAKRQLRTASHRVSDEEDIAQSVFAVVCRGAEMGRFADVQNRDELWWLLLAISRQKVVDLHRSESALKRGGGRVRTESALQASYGRDLKFSLDQLVGDEPTPESLLVIDEQQRRLLGMLRDDVVRRVAIARIEGYTVSEIAGELAISPRSVERKLQLIRKRWAEDLGNATSSASV; via the coding sequence GTGACCACTGGCTCAATAAGCGAATGGATTTCCAGCCTGAAAGGCGGCGATTTTGCCGCAGCGCAAAAGCTTTGGGACCGCTATTCGGGGCGGCTCGTCTTGTTCGCGAAACGGCAGTTAAGAACGGCTTCTCATCGAGTTTCCGATGAAGAGGACATCGCGCAAAGTGTCTTTGCTGTAGTGTGCCGAGGGGCTGAAATGGGGCGGTTCGCCGACGTCCAAAATCGCGACGAGTTGTGGTGGCTGCTGCTAGCCATTAGCCGTCAGAAAGTCGTTGACCTCCACCGCAGTGAATCAGCTCTCAAGCGTGGGGGGGGTAGGGTGCGTACCGAATCCGCCCTTCAGGCGTCGTACGGCAGGGACTTGAAGTTCTCTCTCGACCAGCTCGTTGGCGACGAGCCAACGCCAGAGTCGCTTTTGGTCATAGACGAGCAGCAGCGGCGGCTGCTCGGGATGTTGCGAGATGACGTGGTGCGACGCGTCGCAATCGCGAGAATCGAAGGCTACACTGTCTCCGAGATCGCCGGGGAGCTCGCGATCAGCCCCCGGTCCGTCGAGCGCAAGCTCCAGTTGATTCGCAAGCGATGGGCCGAGGACCTAGGCAATGCTACCTCCTCAGCCAGCGTCTGA
- a CDS encoding bifunctional serine/threonine-protein kinase/formylglycine-generating enzyme family protein: MLDIDYASRLRTVTRDEYLARYPQLRQQIEALDFHIGIDSKGAEQPTASWVAPAIEGLVKGRDIAHYRLVRKVGEGAMGQVWQAHDLRLDRTVALKLPNAIDMSPDVRQRFLREGQAASQLRHPNLVTVHAVGRDGPYAYIATEFIEGGDLGRELKAGPLPVKRVVELAAALAEALHHAHQHGVVHRDLKPANILLDLDGVPRITDFGLAKWERDASALTAHGQLLGTPAYMAPEQALGKTSEIDCRTDVYGLGAILYEALTGQPPHSGDRAAVLLSVIHIDPPMPRRLRRSVPRDLDTICRKALQKRPEGRYATSQELAVDLRRFQRGEMILARRANPLRRLLQTVQRRPAAAVVVLLATLLAVTALAFRELQLQNRELRGAREVAILTAPPGAQVAFVPIEETTGRLLVEEMSSKPIEAPGNARLTPGDYLVAARWNDGRFHEVFRRVPAKSVDAPGQFRHTRWLIRENNVIELPPIEAPPNQVVEGMLRVPTESDGPVDDFILVDPYPTTFAQALALRQGRPFGDPRSHGAPNSPATVSYDQAVELAERAGKRLPTEREWELISRRSKSNEGAHSSGIKGLFAGLAEWTTTPAGAATGTRTLTNSVASLSDTRIARGADRDRLDSGIEPDEPSRNAMASVVLWRHEVRPRLVFRCVRSSRPRLDTDDFRFLTEQ; encoded by the coding sequence GTGCTCGACATCGACTACGCGAGCAGGTTGCGAACCGTTACTCGCGACGAATATCTAGCTCGCTACCCCCAGCTCCGCCAACAGATCGAGGCACTCGATTTCCATATCGGGATTGACTCCAAGGGCGCAGAGCAGCCGACGGCTTCTTGGGTCGCGCCGGCGATAGAAGGTCTTGTCAAAGGACGCGATATTGCTCATTACCGCCTTGTACGAAAAGTGGGCGAAGGCGCGATGGGGCAGGTATGGCAGGCCCATGACCTTCGGCTGGACCGCACCGTCGCGCTAAAGCTACCAAATGCTATCGACATGTCGCCGGACGTCCGGCAGCGTTTCCTGCGCGAGGGGCAAGCCGCCTCGCAGCTCCGGCACCCGAATCTCGTGACCGTGCATGCCGTTGGCAGAGATGGCCCCTATGCCTACATAGCCACCGAGTTCATCGAGGGCGGGGATCTAGGCCGCGAGCTAAAAGCGGGGCCACTTCCTGTGAAGCGAGTCGTCGAGTTGGCCGCAGCGCTCGCTGAAGCGTTGCACCACGCCCACCAGCACGGCGTCGTTCACCGAGACCTCAAGCCGGCCAACATTCTCCTGGACTTGGACGGCGTGCCCCGCATTACCGATTTCGGGTTGGCGAAGTGGGAACGCGACGCGAGCGCCTTGACGGCGCACGGACAACTTTTGGGGACTCCCGCCTATATGGCGCCCGAGCAGGCGCTCGGCAAAACCTCGGAGATCGATTGTCGGACCGATGTCTACGGACTAGGTGCGATCCTCTACGAGGCATTGACTGGACAGCCGCCGCACTCGGGCGACCGCGCGGCCGTGCTATTGAGCGTCATTCATATCGACCCGCCGATGCCACGTCGGCTCCGACGTAGCGTCCCGCGCGACCTCGACACGATTTGTCGCAAAGCTCTTCAGAAGCGGCCTGAAGGCCGGTACGCGACCTCGCAAGAACTAGCCGTTGACCTGCGCCGATTTCAGCGGGGCGAGATGATCTTGGCTCGGCGGGCCAACCCATTGCGACGGCTTCTGCAGACCGTGCAAAGGAGGCCCGCCGCAGCAGTAGTGGTGTTGCTCGCTACACTACTGGCGGTAACAGCATTGGCATTCCGGGAGCTGCAGTTGCAGAATCGTGAGCTTCGTGGCGCTCGGGAAGTCGCAATCCTGACGGCGCCCCCCGGAGCGCAAGTCGCGTTTGTGCCAATCGAGGAGACAACCGGACGGTTACTCGTCGAAGAGATGTCGTCTAAACCGATCGAGGCGCCAGGGAATGCGCGACTCACCCCGGGTGACTATTTGGTTGCGGCTCGCTGGAACGACGGGCGGTTTCACGAAGTCTTTCGACGAGTCCCCGCCAAGTCAGTCGATGCTCCCGGGCAGTTTCGCCACACACGCTGGTTGATCCGCGAGAACAATGTTATTGAACTGCCACCGATAGAGGCGCCACCGAACCAAGTGGTCGAAGGCATGTTGCGGGTGCCGACTGAATCCGATGGGCCGGTCGACGACTTCATTTTAGTCGATCCCTACCCAACGACTTTCGCCCAAGCTCTCGCGCTACGGCAGGGGCGACCCTTTGGGGATCCACGCAGCCATGGCGCGCCGAACTCACCCGCAACCGTCAGCTACGACCAGGCGGTGGAGCTTGCGGAGCGCGCGGGCAAACGGTTGCCTACTGAACGAGAGTGGGAGCTGATCTCGCGCAGGTCGAAAAGCAACGAAGGGGCGCATTCGTCCGGCATTAAGGGATTGTTCGCAGGGCTCGCCGAGTGGACCACAACTCCGGCCGGAGCGGCGACAGGGACTAGGACGCTCACCAACAGCGTCGCTTCGCTCTCGGACACCCGCATCGCCCGCGGCGCGGATCGCGACCGCCTCGACAGTGGAATTGAGCCGGACGAACCATCACGCAATGCGATGGCTTCCGTTGTTTTGTGGCGGCACGAAGTACGGCCTCGGCTAGTATTTCGCTGCGTTCGGAGCAGTCGTCCGCGTCTCGACACCGACGACTTCCGTTTTCTTACTGAGCAGTGA